The following are encoded together in the Salmonella enterica subsp. enterica serovar Choleraesuis genome:
- the ksgA gene encoding ribosomal RNA small subunit methyltransferase A has protein sequence MNNRVHQGHLARKRFGQNFLNDHFVIDSIVSAINPQKGQAMVEIGPGLGALTEPVGERMDKLTVIELDRDLAARLQTHPFLAPKLTIYQQDAMTMDFGKLSAEIGQPLRVFGNLPYNISTPLMFHLFSYTDAIADMHFMLQKEVVNRLVAGPNSKAYGRLTVMAQYFCQVIPVLEVPPTAFTPPPKVDSAVVRLVPHQTIPYPVRDLRVLSRITTEAFNQRRKTIRNSLGNLFTVEVLTELGVDPAMRAENISVEQYCKMANYLCDQP, from the coding sequence ATGAATAATCGAGTCCATCAGGGCCACCTCGCCCGTAAACGCTTCGGGCAAAACTTCCTTAACGATCACTTCGTTATCGACAGTATCGTTTCGGCTATTAATCCTCAGAAAGGCCAGGCCATGGTTGAAATCGGCCCGGGCCTGGGCGCGCTGACCGAGCCGGTTGGCGAGCGTATGGATAAGCTCACCGTTATCGAACTGGATAGGGATCTGGCGGCACGCCTGCAAACGCATCCGTTTCTGGCGCCAAAACTGACCATTTACCAGCAGGATGCGATGACCATGGATTTCGGCAAACTGTCTGCTGAAATCGGCCAGCCGCTGCGAGTGTTCGGTAACCTGCCGTACAATATCTCTACCCCGCTGATGTTCCATCTGTTTAGCTATACTGACGCTATTGCCGACATGCACTTTATGTTGCAAAAAGAGGTTGTTAACCGTCTGGTTGCCGGCCCTAATAGTAAAGCGTATGGTCGTCTGACGGTTATGGCGCAGTATTTCTGCCAGGTAATTCCAGTACTGGAAGTACCACCGACCGCATTTACTCCACCGCCAAAAGTTGACTCTGCCGTGGTGCGTCTGGTACCTCACCAGACGATTCCATACCCAGTGCGCGACCTGCGGGTGCTGAGCCGTATTACTACCGAAGCTTTCAACCAGCGCCGCAAGACTATTCGCAATAGTCTTGGTAATCTGTTTACGGTTGAGGTGCTGACGGAGCTGGGAGTCGATCCGGCGATGCGAGCAGAGAACATCTCGGTCGAGCAATATTGCAAGATGGCTAACTATTTATGTGACCAACCCTAA
- the apaG gene encoding protein ApaG, whose amino-acid sequence MSDSPRVCVQVQSVYIESQSSPEDERFVFAYTVTIRNLGRQPVQLLGRYWLITNGNGKETEVQGEGVVGEQPHIDASNEYQYTSGAVIETPLGTMQGHYLMVDNQGNTFQVAIPVFRLAVPAFIH is encoded by the coding sequence ATGTCCGATTCGCCCCGCGTTTGTGTTCAGGTTCAAAGCGTCTATATCGAGTCACAGTCCTCTCCAGAGGATGAACGCTTCGTGTTTGCTTATACCGTTACCATTCGCAATCTGGGCCGCCAGCCGGTTCAGCTGCTCGGACGTTACTGGCTTATCACCAATGGCAACGGCAAAGAGACCGAAGTTCAGGGTGAAGGGGTGGTAGGCGAGCAGCCGCATATTGACGCTAGCAATGAGTACCAGTACACCAGCGGTGCCGTTATTGAAACACCGCTTGGAACCATGCAGGGCCATTATCTGATGGTCGATAACCAGGGCAATACTTTCCAGGTCGCCATCCCGGTGTTCCGCCTGGCTGTGCCCGCCTTCATTCACTGA
- the apaH gene encoding bis(5'-nucleosyl)-tetraphosphatase, symmetrical, producing MSTYLIGDVHGCYDELTALLERVAFDPATDTLWLTGDLVARGPGSLEVLRFVRSLGDSVRMVLGNHDLHLLAVYAGISRNKPKDRISPLLEADDADFLINWLRRQPLLQVDEDKKLVMAHAGITPQWDIATAKACARDVEAVLSSDSYPLFLDAMYGDMPNNWSEELTGLARLRFITNALTRMRYCFPNGQLDMFCKDAPQNAPAPLKPWFNIPGPVSEQYSIVFGHWASLEGKGTPEHIYALDTGCCWGGDLTCLRWEDQQYFTQPSNRQAALNDGEVAKS from the coding sequence ATGTCTACATACCTGATTGGCGATGTTCATGGTTGCTACGATGAACTGACCGCATTATTAGAACGAGTAGCTTTCGATCCTGCCACCGATACCTTATGGCTCACCGGCGACCTGGTTGCCCGCGGGCCGGGCTCTCTGGAAGTGCTGCGCTTCGTGCGCTCGCTTGGAGACTCGGTACGCATGGTACTGGGTAATCACGATCTCCACCTGCTGGCAGTTTACGCAGGCATCAGCCGTAATAAGCCAAAAGATCGTATTTCCCCTTTGCTGGAAGCCGATGATGCTGACTTTCTGATTAACTGGCTGCGGCGTCAGCCGCTATTGCAGGTTGATGAGGATAAAAAGCTGGTGATGGCTCATGCCGGGATCACGCCGCAATGGGATATCGCGACGGCTAAAGCCTGCGCACGCGACGTTGAGGCAGTGCTATCCAGCGATAGCTACCCGCTATTTCTCGATGCCATGTATGGCGATATGCCGAATAACTGGAGCGAAGAGCTCACGGGGCTGGCCCGCCTGAGGTTTATCACCAATGCCCTGACCCGTATGCGTTATTGCTTTCCGAACGGGCAGTTGGATATGTTCTGCAAAGACGCGCCGCAAAATGCGCCTGCGCCGCTCAAGCCATGGTTCAATATTCCAGGGCCGGTATCCGAGCAGTACAGCATTGTTTTCGGCCACTGGGCATCGCTGGAAGGAAAAGGCACGCCGGAACATATCTATGCTTTGGATACGGGGTGCTGCTGGGGGGGGGATTTAACCTGCCTGCGCTGGGAAGACCAGCAATACTTCACTCAGCCATCCAATCGCCAGGCGGCGTTAAATGATGGTGAAGTCGCCAAATCATAG
- the folA gene encoding dihydrofolate reductase gives MISLIAALAVDRVIGLDNAMPWDLPADLAWFKRNTLNKPVIMGRLTWESIGRPLPGRHNIVLSRNPGNDERVTWVTTPEEALAACADAEEVMVIGGGRVYQQFLAHASRLYLTHIDAEVEGDTHFPDYQPDEWQSVFSEFHDADERNSHSYCFEILERR, from the coding sequence ATGATTAGCCTGATTGCTGCGTTAGCGGTTGACCGTGTAATTGGTCTTGATAATGCGATGCCCTGGGATCTGCCTGCGGATCTTGCCTGGTTTAAACGTAATACGCTGAATAAGCCCGTCATTATGGGGCGGCTGACGTGGGAATCTATCGGGCGTCCTCTGCCCGGACGTCACAATATTGTGCTGAGCCGCAATCCCGGTAATGACGAACGCGTAACCTGGGTAACCACACCTGAAGAGGCGCTGGCAGCCTGTGCCGATGCTGAAGAAGTGATGGTTATCGGCGGTGGACGGGTTTATCAGCAGTTCCTTGCGCATGCCAGCCGCCTCTATTTGACACACATTGATGCTGAGGTTGAAGGTGATACCCACTTCCCAGACTATCAGCCGGATGAGTGGCAGTCGGTATTCAGTGAGTTTCACGATGCAGATGAAAGAAACTCTCACAGCTACTGCTTTGAGATTCTGGAGCGGCGTTAA
- a CDS encoding lysine transporter LysE has protein sequence MLETTLFIATIATLGMISPGPDFFLMVKNSARYPRSAAMMSAAGVISGVATHMIYCVAGLAVVITTTPWLFGLLKYAGAAYLIWIGLKALLSKGGGQLNLDGSQTAQSISYRSAFLQGYLCNLLNPKATLFFLAMFTQVLSVNSGLLEKLWYAGVIVGLSVLWWPLLVVIIQSAAVRRGLTRAHKIIDKCLGGLLLGLGIKVALS, from the coding sequence ATGCTGGAAACCACGTTATTTATCGCCACCATTGCCACATTAGGAATGATATCCCCCGGCCCTGATTTCTTTCTGATGGTAAAGAACTCCGCCCGCTATCCGCGCTCAGCGGCCATGATGAGCGCCGCCGGAGTCATCAGCGGTGTAGCTACCCATATGATTTACTGCGTCGCCGGGCTGGCGGTGGTAATTACCACCACGCCATGGCTATTTGGATTACTGAAATACGCAGGTGCGGCATATTTGATCTGGATTGGCCTCAAGGCGCTGCTATCAAAAGGTGGCGGCCAGTTGAATCTCGATGGAAGTCAAACGGCGCAAAGCATCAGCTATCGCAGCGCATTTTTACAAGGCTATTTGTGCAACCTGCTCAACCCTAAAGCCACGCTGTTTTTCCTCGCGATGTTTACCCAGGTACTCAGCGTTAACTCTGGGCTGCTTGAGAAGCTGTGGTATGCCGGGGTCATCGTCGGGCTATCGGTTCTCTGGTGGCCGCTGCTGGTAGTGATTATTCAGAGCGCGGCGGTGCGTCGGGGGCTGACCCGAGCTCATAAGATTATCGACAAATGCCTGGGCGGATTGTTGCTGGGGCTGGGTATCAAAGTAGCTCTTAGTTAA